In the genome of Marinitoga sp. 38H-ov, one region contains:
- a CDS encoding metal-sensing transcriptional repressor, whose amino-acid sequence MNNNLNKNSLKNKNSLNILKTAKGQIEAAIKMVEDNRYCIDISRQILASIALLKKANTKILNNHLESCVKNAAYSNDINEINMKIEELEEVMNYISKNF is encoded by the coding sequence ATGAATAATAATTTGAATAAAAATAGTTTAAAAAATAAAAATAGTTTAAATATATTAAAAACAGCAAAAGGTCAAATTGAAGCGGCTATAAAAATGGTTGAAGATAATCGGTATTGTATTGATATATCAAGACAGATATTAGCTTCTATTGCATTGTTAAAAAAAGCAAATACTAAAATTTTGAACAATCATCTTGAAAGTTGTGTCAAAAATGCAGCCTATTCAAATGATATAAACGAAATTAACATGAAAATAGAAGAATTAGAAGAAGTAATGAATTACATAAGTAAAAATTTTTAA
- a CDS encoding DUF1566 domain-containing protein, translating to MFFVSSVIIFSNYDYNLVETGQTKVYDVNGNEITSSREELYGQDGDYQKGKKFSFIDNGDGTITDLNTGLIWQKTPPSTGITWEEAYEYCENLELGGYDDWRLPTVKELFSIWNGEEGWPYIDTKYFDLVNVEELSKDEQYWSSTKYVGVTVEGKDNAAFGVNFATGHIKAYPAGSDENKPPINDFKNIENSNVQRPPKSPLLKYVRAVRGNIYGENKFVDNGDGTIIDENTGLMWSKIDFGPMDWKEALKFSEESTYAGYDDWRLPNVKELLSIVDYSRSPTAIDENNIGPAISSIFSSTQIINEAGETDYPYYWTSTSAECYRINQCIMHVCIFWKSS from the coding sequence ATGTTTTTTGTAAGTAGTGTAATTATTTTTTCAAATTATGATTATAATTTAGTTGAAACAGGTCAAACAAAGGTTTATGATGTTAATGGAAATGAGATAACTTCTTCTAGAGAAGAACTTTACGGTCAAGATGGAGATTATCAAAAAGGTAAAAAATTTTCTTTTATTGATAATGGTGATGGTACTATAACAGACTTAAATACTGGATTAATTTGGCAAAAAACACCGCCATCAACAGGAATTACATGGGAAGAAGCATATGAATATTGTGAGAATTTAGAGCTTGGCGGATATGATGATTGGAGGCTTCCAACCGTTAAAGAACTTTTTTCTATCTGGAATGGAGAAGAAGGATGGCCATACATAGATACAAAATATTTTGATTTAGTTAATGTTGAAGAACTTTCGAAGGATGAGCAATATTGGTCTAGTACAAAATATGTTGGTGTGACAGTTGAAGGGAAAGATAATGCAGCTTTTGGAGTTAATTTTGCAACGGGGCATATAAAAGCTTATCCAGCTGGCTCAGATGAAAATAAACCACCTATTAATGATTTTAAAAATATAGAAAATTCTAATGTACAAAGACCGCCTAAATCACCTCTTTTAAAATATGTAAGAGCTGTTCGTGGAAATATATATGGAGAGAATAAGTTTGTTGACAACGGAGATGGTACAATTATTGATGAAAATACAGGTCTTATGTGGTCAAAAATAGATTTTGGGCCAATGGATTGGAAAGAAGCTTTGAAATTTTCTGAAGAATCAACATATGCAGGATATGATGATTGGAGACTTCCTAATGTAAAGGAATTATTAAGTATAGTAGATTATTCTCGATCTCCAACAGCTATTGATGAAAATAATATTGGTCCTGCAATATCATCAATATTTTCATCTACTCAGATTATAAATGAAGCTGGTGAAACAGATTATCCATATTATTGGACAAGTACATCAGCAGAATGTTACCGGATCAACCAATGTATTATGCATGTATGTATCTTTTGGAAGAGCAGTTAA
- a CDS encoding SHOCT domain-containing protein has protein sequence MMHGWYGPYNFGGYGLIGSFINFIFLIVFLVVIYFLIKKMFFNGNFEFKSNEDYDVLKVLNEKFVKGEITEEEYLRKKELILKK, from the coding sequence ATGATGCATGGATGGTATGGACCATATAACTTTGGAGGATACGGATTAATAGGATCATTTATAAATTTCATATTTTTAATTGTATTTCTTGTAGTAATTTATTTTTTAATAAAAAAGATGTTTTTTAATGGTAATTTTGAATTTAAAAGTAATGAAGATTATGACGTTTTGAAGGTTTTAAATGAAAAATTTGTTAAAGGTGAAATTACAGAAGAAGAATATCTTAGAAAAAAAGAATTAATTTTGAAAAAATAA
- a CDS encoding heavy-metal-associated domain-containing protein, whose protein sequence is MKKVIIIEGMSCEHCVKRIRKELEKLENVNVLSVEIGKAVIEGSVLKDEAIKEAIDEAGYDVKEIKDEDDEHHENNHESHEHHMKHKKMHHKGHCH, encoded by the coding sequence ATGAAAAAAGTAATTATTATTGAAGGTATGTCATGTGAGCATTGTGTAAAAAGAATAAGAAAAGAATTAGAAAAATTAGAAAATGTAAATGTGTTATCTGTTGAAATTGGAAAAGCAGTTATAGAAGGAAGTGTTTTAAAAGATGAAGCTATTAAAGAAGCTATAGATGAAGCAGGTTATGATGTTAAAGAAATAAAAGATGAGGATGATGAACATCATGAAAACAATCATGAAAGTCATGAACATCATATGAAACATAAAAAAATGCATCATAAAGGTCATTGTCATTAA
- a CDS encoding AAA domain-containing protein, with product MSNFSFVLEKYKNRLIDISSKNRTFCMTKLYKKRSFDLAIFEEYFEGVTKEILEHIISSQQEKVCILDYNAFIKENREKLENDDDEIYIKKEKLDSFSHSLKTLKREINTIEKETGRYELYIGYPYVEGKLKDETYVKSPLFLFPISLINIDKNWYIQRLKDENVIVNKVFLIAYQKHNEVKINEKEYEGDYTPESIIKYFKDLGIELEYENNTIEKFIEGKNDIKIPKLVIKNYLILGNYKLSSSIYNDYLYLENQNINNKLLKYLLLGEKDNNNNNNNDLKKEYIEEKDFYYISTLDFSQEKAIKMSDEKDGLVIYGPPGTGKSQTISNLITHNLAKGKKVLVVSEKRAALDVILNRLSPIKNKIMLIHDAQKDKKEIYKKIKDEFESIKDGDKDILNNIIKYSEKINKNLKELEEFGSIMYQERDFGLSLANMYAKTNQDLSEDEKKLFSKFREHFQDYKYIEIKEACNNIKDKIERYIKYRNIQEEYKNQIEDTKKDLDLFLIDETLNKISNFLDYFPGKLSFNSNYKEDIKIALIENQNLENFAKILNKKENKKLYKKFEKFSKFNWYNPLHFLFFSIRKNKREEIKKIIEEKEKNIFNNIKDDFELAKDIISKSMFLKEVIDFENFKIKLINEYDLKDYLEKLKIFLTNYEEYYKLNVEFSNLIKIEKEILEFIYLQKGFNENFVFERIEKFFILKKITEIEKKEKNKILKYEMYDEYVKNVIESMETKKTDVVKYINSLWNSNFLKALRSDYRLSKNFERQIHKKSKLLPIRKLIETFDNLIFNLYPCFLATPESVSEILPLKEGLFDIIIFDEASQIFVEKAIPAIFRAKKVVVSGDDKQLKPTSIFMSREEIDEEFDMEISTAIEEESLLDVAKINFDSTHLLFHYRSKYKELIDFSNHAFYDGKLYISPNISNEKAIERIKVNGIWKNRQNLEEAKEVVALVKKILLERKENETIGIVTFNINQADLIYDLLDNEARNDKIFENLYNIELNRTENGEDKSLFVKNIENVQGDERDIIIFSTAYSKDEKGKFRFYFGSLSNEGGENRLNVAISRAKKKIYIVTSFEPEELNVDNFKNRGPKFLKDYLKYVRAISQDNKKEAERILYSLSNIEGSQNIIFESPFEEEVYEHLTNSFIIKDNKLEIHTQINSSGYRIDIGIYDPVQSKYILGIECDGARYHSSKSARERDIHRQRFLESKGWKIIRIWSRNWWLNKEKEIKNIEYEIEKELNIADINVKIFEALS from the coding sequence ATGTCAAATTTCTCTTTTGTTCTTGAGAAATATAAGAATAGATTAATTGATATATCTTCAAAAAATAGAACTTTTTGCATGACAAAATTATATAAAAAACGTTCTTTTGATTTAGCAATATTTGAAGAATACTTTGAAGGTGTTACAAAAGAAATTTTAGAACATATAATTTCTTCTCAACAAGAAAAAGTATGTATTTTGGATTATAATGCTTTTATAAAAGAAAATAGAGAAAAATTAGAAAATGATGATGATGAAATATATATAAAAAAAGAAAAACTAGATTCTTTTTCTCATTCTTTAAAAACTTTAAAAAGAGAAATAAATACTATAGAAAAAGAAACTGGAAGATATGAACTTTATATAGGCTATCCATATGTAGAAGGAAAATTAAAAGATGAAACATATGTAAAATCTCCTTTATTTTTATTTCCAATAAGCCTTATTAATATTGATAAAAATTGGTATATTCAAAGATTAAAAGATGAAAATGTTATAGTAAACAAAGTCTTTTTGATTGCATATCAAAAACATAATGAAGTAAAAATAAACGAAAAAGAATATGAAGGTGATTATACACCTGAAAGTATTATAAAATATTTTAAAGATTTGGGTATTGAATTAGAATATGAAAATAATACTATAGAAAAATTTATTGAAGGGAAAAATGATATTAAAATACCAAAACTTGTTATAAAAAATTATCTTATACTTGGAAATTATAAACTTTCAAGTTCTATATATAATGATTATTTATACCTTGAAAATCAAAATATAAATAACAAATTATTAAAATATTTGCTTTTAGGAGAAAAAGATAATAATAATAATAATAATAATGATTTAAAAAAAGAATATATTGAAGAGAAAGATTTTTATTATATATCAACACTAGACTTTAGCCAAGAAAAAGCAATAAAAATGTCTGACGAAAAAGATGGACTTGTAATATATGGACCTCCTGGTACAGGAAAATCTCAAACAATTTCAAATCTTATTACACATAATCTAGCTAAAGGAAAAAAAGTATTAGTTGTTTCAGAAAAAAGAGCCGCTTTAGATGTTATTCTTAATAGACTTTCACCTATTAAGAATAAAATAATGCTAATACACGATGCACAGAAAGATAAAAAAGAAATATATAAAAAAATAAAAGATGAATTTGAAAGTATAAAAGATGGAGATAAAGATATATTAAACAATATAATAAAATATTCAGAAAAAATCAATAAAAACCTAAAAGAACTCGAAGAGTTTGGTAGTATTATGTATCAAGAAAGAGATTTTGGGTTAAGTCTTGCGAATATGTATGCAAAAACAAATCAAGATTTATCTGAAGATGAGAAAAAATTATTTTCAAAATTTAGAGAACATTTTCAAGATTACAAATATATAGAAATAAAAGAGGCATGTAATAATATAAAAGATAAAATTGAAAGATATATTAAATATAGAAATATTCAAGAAGAATATAAAAATCAAATAGAAGATACAAAAAAAGATTTAGATTTATTTTTAATAGACGAAACTTTAAATAAAATCTCTAATTTTTTAGATTATTTTCCAGGAAAGTTATCATTCAATAGTAATTATAAAGAGGATATAAAAATTGCATTAATTGAAAATCAAAATTTGGAAAATTTTGCAAAAATTTTAAACAAAAAAGAAAATAAAAAGCTATACAAAAAATTTGAAAAATTTTCAAAATTTAATTGGTACAATCCATTACATTTTTTATTTTTTAGCATAAGAAAAAATAAAAGGGAAGAAATAAAAAAAATAATAGAAGAAAAAGAAAAAAATATATTTAATAATATTAAAGACGATTTTGAATTAGCAAAAGATATTATTTCAAAATCAATGTTTTTGAAAGAAGTTATTGATTTTGAAAATTTTAAAATTAAACTTATAAATGAATACGATTTAAAAGATTATCTTGAAAAATTAAAAATTTTTCTAACGAACTACGAAGAATATTATAAGCTAAATGTTGAATTTTCAAATCTTATAAAAATAGAAAAAGAAATCCTTGAATTTATATATTTACAAAAAGGATTTAATGAAAATTTTGTTTTTGAAAGAATTGAAAAATTCTTTATTTTAAAGAAAATAACTGAAATAGAAAAAAAAGAAAAAAATAAAATTTTAAAATATGAAATGTATGATGAATATGTGAAAAATGTTATCGAAAGCATGGAAACCAAGAAAACTGATGTTGTAAAATATATAAATTCTTTATGGAATAGTAATTTTTTAAAGGCGTTAAGAAGCGACTATAGATTATCTAAAAATTTTGAAAGACAAATACATAAAAAATCCAAACTCTTACCTATACGAAAATTAATAGAAACTTTTGATAATTTAATATTTAACTTATATCCTTGTTTTCTTGCAACTCCAGAAAGTGTTTCGGAAATTTTACCTCTTAAGGAAGGATTGTTTGACATCATAATATTTGATGAAGCTTCACAAATATTTGTTGAAAAGGCTATTCCTGCTATTTTTAGAGCAAAAAAGGTTGTTGTATCAGGTGACGATAAACAACTTAAACCAACCTCTATATTTATGTCTAGAGAAGAAATAGATGAAGAATTTGATATGGAAATTTCAACAGCAATTGAAGAAGAAAGTTTACTTGATGTTGCAAAAATTAATTTTGATTCAACACATCTTCTCTTTCACTATAGATCAAAATATAAAGAGCTTATTGATTTTTCAAATCATGCTTTTTATGACGGAAAATTATATATTTCACCAAATATATCTAATGAAAAAGCTATTGAAAGAATAAAAGTAAACGGAATATGGAAAAATAGACAAAATTTAGAAGAAGCTAAAGAAGTTGTTGCTCTTGTTAAAAAAATTCTACTTGAAAGAAAGGAAAATGAGACTATAGGAATAGTAACTTTTAATATAAATCAAGCAGATTTGATATATGACTTACTCGATAATGAAGCAAGAAATGATAAGATATTTGAAAATTTATATAATATAGAACTTAATAGAACAGAAAATGGAGAAGATAAAAGTTTATTTGTCAAAAATATAGAAAATGTGCAAGGTGATGAGAGAGATATTATCATATTTTCAACAGCTTATTCAAAAGATGAAAAAGGTAAATTTAGATTTTACTTTGGTTCTTTATCAAATGAAGGTGGTGAAAATAGATTAAATGTCGCTATTTCAAGAGCAAAGAAAAAAATATATATTGTTACCTCATTTGAACCAGAAGAATTAAATGTTGATAATTTTAAAAATAGAGGTCCAAAATTTTTAAAAGATTATTTAAAATATGTAAGAGCAATTTCGCAAGATAATAAAAAGGAAGCAGAAAGAATATTGTATAGTCTCTCTAATATAGAGGGAAGCCAAAATATAATATTTGAAAGCCCATTTGAAGAGGAAGTATATGAACATTTAACTAATAGTTTTATTATAAAAGATAATAAACTTGAAATTCATACCCAGATAAATTCATCTGGATATAGAATTGATATTGGTATATATGATCCAGTTCAATCAAAATACATACTAGGAATAGAATGTGATGGTGCAAGATATCATAGTAGTAAAAGCGCTAGAGAAAGAGATATACACAGACAAAGATTTTTAGAATCAAAAGGTTGGAAAATTATAAGAATATGGAGTAGAAATTGGTGGTTAAATAAAGAGAAAGAAATAAAAAATATAGAATACGAAATAGAAAAAGAATTAAATATAGCAGATATAAATGTTAAAATATTTGAAGCTCTTAGTTAA
- a CDS encoding SHOCT domain-containing protein codes for MSCGGGIFGYHGRGLLNNRHHNSEDYPRRSEDYYRQNRQPMLEETNRKSKALDILDEKFVTGEITEEEYLRKKKIILSNIAG; via the coding sequence ATGTCATGTGGAGGCGGAATATTTGGTTATCACGGGAGAGGATTATTAAATAATCGACATCATAATTCTGAGGATTATCCTAGAAGATCAGAAGATTATTATAGACAAAACCGACAGCCGATGTTAGAAGAAACTAATAGAAAAAGTAAAGCACTAGATATATTAGATGAAAAATTTGTTACTGGAGAAATAACCGAAGAAGAATATCTCAGAAAGAAAAAAATTATATTAAGTAATATCGCAGGATAG
- a CDS encoding SoxR reducing system RseC family protein, translated as MMYGIPLLTMVIITVLLFSFGLNEIISFILGLTGMFVSYYFIHLYDKKVAKIKYVPEIIEKVGIYRNFQV; from the coding sequence ATAATGTATGGAATACCTTTGCTGACAATGGTTATAATTACTGTACTTCTATTCTCATTTGGTTTAAATGAAATAATATCTTTTATTTTAGGATTAACTGGTATGTTTGTTTCATATTATTTCATTCATTTATATGATAAGAAAGTTGCAAAAATTAAGTATGTTCCAGAAATCATAGAAAAAGTTGGAATTTATAGAAATTTTCAGGTGTAG
- a CDS encoding DUF302 domain-containing protein translates to MRYGIIKETNYEFEKAIKKLDENLQKEGFGILSRINLNEKFKAKLGIDFKKYTILGACSPKNAHKAILAEENIGLFLPCNLIVYEKDEKTIVAAIKPTVAMESANNEKVLEIAKEIEESLARVIDNL, encoded by the coding sequence GTGAGGTATGGAATAATAAAAGAAACAAATTATGAATTTGAAAAAGCAATAAAAAAACTTGATGAAAATTTGCAAAAGGAAGGTTTTGGTATTTTATCTAGAATAAATTTAAATGAAAAATTTAAAGCAAAATTGGGTATTGACTTTAAAAAATATACAATTTTGGGAGCATGTAGTCCTAAAAATGCACATAAAGCTATATTAGCAGAAGAGAATATTGGTTTGTTTTTACCATGTAATTTAATAGTATATGAAAAGGATGAAAAAACAATTGTTGCAGCTATTAAACCTACTGTGGCTATGGAATCAGCTAATAATGAAAAGGTATTAGAAATTGCTAAAGAAATAGAGGAGTCGTTAGCAAGAGTTATTGATAACCTTTAA
- a CDS encoding SHOCT domain-containing protein yields the protein MKNPDAAKKIGDFNNDPKNEALKLLNEKFVNGEITEEEYLRKKKLIE from the coding sequence ATGAAAAATCCTGATGCTGCTAAAAAAATAGGTGATTTTAATAATGATCCAAAAAATGAAGCTTTAAAATTATTAAATGAAAAATTTGTAAATGGAGAAATTACAGAAGAGGAATATTTAAGAAAAAAGAAACTTATAGAATAA
- a CDS encoding copper-translocating P-type ATPase — MDKEGMNMSHDHHNMKDDHSEHNDEHSMKHNHEHHAHMVEDFKKRFWISLILTIPVLMLSPLVQKLFRLEFSFPGDLYILFIISTFIYFYGGYPFLKGFYEEVKINKPGMMTLIAVAISTAYVYSSVVVFGLEGEIFFWELATLIDIMLLGHWIEMRSVMGASRALEELAKLMPSDAHKFMPDGSLKDIPLEELKTDDIVVVKPGEKVPADGIIIEGESYLNESMLTGESKPVSKKKNDLVIGGSINGEGSLKVKVKNTGKDSYLSQVIELVKEAQESKSRTQDLANRAAVWLTFIALSGGAITFFIWTFIAEKSFVFALERTVTVMVITCPHALGLAVPLVFAVSTAISAKNGLLIRDRVAFERSRNIQAIVFDKTGTLTMGKFGVTDVVNLSNDINEEDILNYAASVEAHSEHPIAKSIAKSAENSMKVENFKAIPGKGAEGNVNGKHVMVVSPGYLREKNIKIENEKINEMLSAGKTVVYVLIDSELKGAIGLADIIRPESKEAIAKLKEMGIKCMMLTGDNSQVAKWVAEELELDEYFAEVLPHEKSQKIKEIQSRNLVVAMTGDGVNDAPALVQADVGIAIGAGTDVAVESADIILVRSDPRDVVSIIGLAKNTYKKMIQNLLWATGYNAIAIPLAAGILYKWGILLSPAIGAVFMSLSTVIVAINAKLLKLK; from the coding sequence ATGGATAAAGAGGGAATGAATATGAGTCATGATCATCATAATATGAAAGATGATCATTCAGAACATAATGACGAACATTCAATGAAACATAATCATGAACATCATGCTCATATGGTAGAAGATTTTAAAAAGCGATTTTGGATATCCTTAATTTTAACAATTCCTGTTTTAATGTTATCACCATTAGTTCAGAAATTATTTAGATTAGAGTTTTCTTTTCCGGGTGATTTATATATTCTTTTTATAATTTCAACCTTTATCTATTTTTATGGAGGATATCCGTTTTTAAAAGGTTTTTATGAAGAAGTCAAAATTAATAAACCTGGAATGATGACTTTAATAGCTGTTGCAATTAGTACAGCATATGTATATAGTAGTGTGGTAGTTTTTGGTTTAGAAGGGGAAATATTTTTTTGGGAATTAGCAACATTAATTGATATTATGTTACTTGGGCATTGGATTGAAATGAGATCAGTAATGGGAGCTTCACGTGCATTAGAGGAATTGGCAAAATTAATGCCGTCAGATGCACATAAGTTTATGCCAGATGGTTCGCTAAAGGATATTCCTCTTGAAGAATTGAAAACAGATGATATTGTTGTTGTAAAACCTGGCGAAAAAGTTCCAGCTGATGGTATTATAATAGAAGGTGAAAGTTATCTAAATGAATCAATGCTAACAGGTGAAAGCAAGCCTGTATCAAAAAAGAAAAATGATCTCGTAATTGGTGGTTCAATTAATGGTGAAGGTTCATTAAAAGTGAAAGTTAAAAATACAGGAAAAGATTCATATCTTTCTCAAGTTATTGAACTTGTAAAAGAAGCACAAGAAAGTAAATCTAGAACACAGGATCTTGCTAATCGCGCAGCAGTATGGCTAACTTTTATAGCATTATCAGGTGGTGCAATAACTTTTTTTATCTGGACGTTTATAGCTGAAAAAAGCTTTGTTTTTGCTCTTGAAAGAACGGTTACAGTTATGGTAATAACTTGTCCTCATGCACTTGGTCTAGCAGTTCCATTAGTTTTTGCAGTTTCAACAGCGATATCTGCAAAAAATGGCTTACTTATTAGAGATCGTGTAGCTTTTGAAAGGTCAAGAAATATTCAAGCTATAGTGTTTGATAAAACTGGTACATTGACAATGGGAAAATTTGGTGTAACCGATGTGGTTAATCTTTCAAATGATATAAATGAAGAAGATATTTTAAATTATGCTGCCTCAGTTGAAGCACATTCAGAACATCCAATTGCAAAATCTATTGCAAAATCTGCTGAAAATTCAATGAAGGTAGAAAACTTCAAAGCCATTCCGGGAAAAGGAGCTGAAGGTAATGTAAATGGAAAACATGTTATGGTAGTTAGTCCTGGGTATTTGAGGGAAAAAAATATAAAAATTGAAAATGAAAAAATAAATGAAATGTTATCAGCAGGAAAAACAGTAGTTTATGTATTAATAGATTCTGAATTAAAAGGAGCAATAGGTCTTGCTGATATTATTAGACCAGAATCGAAAGAAGCTATAGCAAAATTAAAAGAAATGGGAATAAAATGTATGATGTTAACAGGCGATAATAGTCAAGTGGCAAAATGGGTTGCTGAAGAATTAGAACTTGATGAATATTTTGCTGAGGTTTTGCCTCATGAAAAATCACAAAAGATAAAGGAAATTCAATCACGTAATTTAGTTGTTGCGATGACTGGAGATGGAGTAAATGATGCTCCGGCTTTAGTTCAAGCTGATGTTGGTATAGCGATTGGAGCAGGTACTGATGTTGCTGTTGAATCAGCAGATATAATATTAGTTAGGAGTGATCCGAGAGATGTTGTTTCAATAATAGGTCTTGCTAAAAATACCTATAAAAAAATGATACAAAATTTATTATGGGCCACAGGATATAATGCTATTGCAATACCACTTGCAGCTGGTATTTTGTATAAATGGGGAATTCTTTTAAGTCCAGCAATAGGAGCAGTATTTATGTCTTTAAGTACTGTTATAGTAGCAATAAATGCAAAGTTATTAAAATTAAAATAA
- a CDS encoding DUF1450 domain-containing protein, translating into MIKLCKHNSGTEKMVEYFEKEGIEHTVENCLGECDVCHSKVFVKKDEEVISADTVEELISKI; encoded by the coding sequence ATGATTAAATTATGCAAACACAATAGTGGAACAGAAAAAATGGTAGAGTATTTTGAAAAAGAAGGTATAGAACATACTGTAGAAAATTGTTTAGGAGAATGTGATGTTTGTCATTCAAAAGTTTTTGTAAAAAAAGATGAAGAGGTAATTTCAGCTGATACTGTAGAAGAGTTAATAAGCAAAATTTAA
- a CDS encoding SHOCT domain-containing protein, with product MPCWGWSGFYGYGIIGSLVGFGFMILFLIIIYFIFKNLFKNNHSKQNQKNKVSNEDVLKILNEKFVKGEITEEEYIRKKKLIE from the coding sequence ATGCCATGTTGGGGTTGGAGTGGATTTTATGGATATGGAATAATTGGCTCTTTAGTTGGATTTGGATTTATGATTTTATTTTTAATAATAATTTATTTCATATTTAAAAATTTATTTAAAAACAATCATTCAAAACAAAATCAGAAAAATAAAGTAAGTAATGAAGATGTCTTAAAAATTTTAAATGAAAAATTTGTTAAAGGTGAAATAACCGAAGAAGAATATATAAGAAAAAAGAAACTTATCGAATAG